A window of the Brassica napus cultivar Da-Ae unplaced genomic scaffold, Da-Ae ScsIHWf_1146;HRSCAF=1628, whole genome shotgun sequence genome harbors these coding sequences:
- the LOC125596190 gene encoding uncharacterized mitochondrial protein AtMg00810-like, producing the protein MSDDGKLKYFLGIKVDYNGDGMLLSQTAYAKDILIRASMQECNPVSTPVDLKSKLSQDSGDKVDDPTLYRSLAGALQYLTLTRPDIQYAVQQLCLFMHDPRASHLNALKRVLRYLKGTITDGLQLYKSSTTTLTAYTDADWAGCPDTRRSTSGYCIFLGSNLVSWSSKRQDTVSRSSAEAEYKGVANVVAETCWIRNLLLELKFPISTATLVYCDNISAVYLSTNPVKHQRTKHVEIDIHFVREKVAMGQVRVLHVPSSSQFADIFTKGLPTSLFNEFKTSLSVRRPNDKTEGG; encoded by the coding sequence ATGTCCGACGACGGGAAACTCAAATACTTTCTTGGCATAAAGGTTGACTACAATGGCGATGGCATGCTCCTATCACAGACAGCTTACGCAAAAGACATTCTAATTCGTGCCTCAATGCAAGAATGCAACCCTGTAAGTACTCCAGTCGATCTCAAATCAAAGCTATCTCAAGACAGTGGCGACAAAGTTGATGATCCAACACTCTATCGGAGTCTCGCCGGCGCGCTCCAATACCTCACTCTAACACGTCCAGACATCCAGTACGCGGTGCAACAACTCTGTCTCTTCATGCATGACCCACGGGCCTCTCACCTCAATGCCTTAAAAAGGGTATTACGCTACCTAAAAGGCACCATTACAGACGGCTTACAGCTCTACAAATCCAGCACAACCACCCTCACTGCCTACacagatgcagattgggctgggtgTCCCGACACTCGACGTTCCACCTCCGGTTACTGCATTTTCTTGGGCAGCAACCTAGTATCTTGGTCATCAAAACGACAAGACACAGTTTCACGATCTAGTGCCGAAGCTGAATACAAAGGAGTTGCAAATGTCGTAGCTGAAACCTGCTGGATAAGGAACCTTCTTCTCGAACTCAAATTTCCTATTTCCACAGCCACATTGGTGTATTGCGACAACATAAGCGCAGTTTATCTCTCCACCAACCcggtaaagcaccaacgaacaAAACATGTAGAAATAGATATACATTTTGTTCGTGAGAAGGTCGCAATGGGTCAGGTCCGAGTTCTACATGTTCCATCCTCTTCTCAGTTCGCGGATATCTTCACTAAAGGTCTTCCAACGTCTCTCTTCAACGAATTCAAAACCAGTCTTTCCGTTAGAAGGCCCAACGATAAGACTGAGGGAGGGTGA